From a region of the Hippopotamus amphibius kiboko isolate mHipAmp2 chromosome 3, mHipAmp2.hap2, whole genome shotgun sequence genome:
- the LOC130850348 gene encoding olfactory receptor 140-like, whose translation MDVLISSNNVTEFVLLGLTQNPHLQKILFIVFLFIFLFTVLANLLIVITITLSPTLSAPMYFFLTYLALIDASYTTVITPKMTIDMINQNRTISLGGCLTQIFLGHFLGGSEIILLTVMAYDRYVAICKPLHYTTIMQQGLCQLLVVVAWIGGILHSTVQILLMVDLTFCGPNVIDHFMCDFFSLLELACSDTYRIGMVVVTNTGGMCLLIFFMLLISYIVILSSLKSHGSERRHKALSTCGSHFTVVVLYFIPCIFSYTHPVATYPVDKLVAVFFTIFTPMLNPIIYTVRNTEVKNAMRNLLKRGVT comes from the coding sequence ATGGATGTCCTCATATCTTCCAACAATGTGACTGAATTTGTTCTCTTGGGACTCACACAGAATCCACACTTGCAGAAAATACTCTTCattgtctttctgtttattttcctgtttacTGTGCTGGCCAATCTACTCATTGTCATTACCATCACCCTCAGCCCCACACTTTCGgctcccatgtacttctttcttaCTTATTTGGCCTTAATAGATGCCTCTTACACAACTGTCATTACCCCCAAAATGACCATTGACATGATAAACCAAAATAGAACCATCTCCTTGGGTGGCTGCTTAACTCAGATCTTTTTGGGACACTTCCTGGGAGGATCAGAGATCATCCTCCTCActgtcatggcctatgaccgctatgtggccatctgcaagcctctgCACTACACGACCATCATGCAACAGGGGCTCTGCCagctcctggtggtggtggcctgGATTGGGGGGATCCTTCATTCCACTGTGCAGATTCTCCTTATGGTCGACTtgaccttctgtggtcccaatgtTATTGACCACTTCATGTGtgatttcttctcactgttgGAACTTGCCTGCAGTGACACCTACAGGATAGGAATGGTGGTGGTAACCAACACAGGGGGCATGTgcttgctcatttttttcatgcTACTCATCTCCTACATAGTCATTCTGAGCTCCCTGAAATCCCATGGATCTGAAAGAAGGCACAAAGCCCTCTCTACATGTGGCTCCCATTTTACAGTAGTGGTGCTCTATTTTATCCCTTGTATATTCAGCTACACCCATCCTGTGGCCACTTACCCTGTGGACAAGTTGGTGGCTGTGTTCTTTACAATCTTCACTCCCATGTTAAATCCTATCATTTAcacagtgagaaacacagaggtgAAAAATGCTATGAGGAATTTGTTGAAGAGGGGAGTAACCTAG